In Vigna radiata var. radiata cultivar VC1973A chromosome 3, Vradiata_ver6, whole genome shotgun sequence, the following proteins share a genomic window:
- the LOC106757734 gene encoding probable protein disulfide-isomerase A6: protein MWSSTTRMMVAVAAVTLMIFLSSASADDVVALTQNTFENEVGKDRAALVEFYAPWCGHCKKLAPEYEQLGTSFRKTKSVLIAKVDCDEHKSVCSKYGVSGYPTIQFFPKGSLQPKKYEGARTAEALAAFVNLEAGTNVKIASAPSSVVILSPDNFDEVVLDETKDVLVEFYAPWCGHCKALATTYEKVAAAFNLDEEVVIANVDADKYKNLAEKYGVTGYPTLKFFPKSNKAGEDYSGGRSLDDFVAFINEKCGTYRDGKGQLSSKAGIVESLDGLVKEFVNADDNDKKAVYSRLEEEVKTLKGSAARYGNLYLKLAKKSMEKGTDYAKNEILRLDRMLEKSISPAKADEFTLKKNILSSFA from the exons ATGTGGAGCTCCACTACGAGGATGATGGTGGCCGTTGCAGCCGTCACGCTCATGATTTTTCTCTCATCGGCGTCGGCCGACGACGTCGTTGCACTCACCCAGAACACCTTCGAAAACGAGGTTGGCAAGGATCGTGCCGCTCTCGTCGAGTTTTACGCCCCCTG GTGTGGACATTGTAAAAAGCTTGCCCCGGAGTACGAACAACTCGGAACGAGTTTCAGGAAAACGAAGTCGGTTTTGATTGCGAAG gTGGATTGTGATGAACATAAGAGCGTTTGCAGTAAATACGGGGTTTCTGGCTACCCTACCATTCAATTTTTTCCCAAGGGATCTCTACAGCCAAAAAA GTATGAAGGTGCACGGACTGCGGAAGCCCTTGCTGCCTTTGTGAACCTTGAAGCAG GTACTAATGTGAAGATAGCTTCTGCTCCATCCAGTGTGGTAATTCTCTCCCCAGATAACTTTGATGAGGTTGTCTTGGATGAAACAAAAGATGTTCTGGTGGAATTCTATGCACCATG GTGTGGTCACTGCAAGGCCCTTGCCACT ACTTATGAAAAGGTTGCTGCAGCATTTAACCTGGATGAAGAAGTAGTTATAGCCAATGTTGATGCTGACAAGTATAAGAATTTGGCTGAGAA ATATGGTGTTACTGGTTACCCTACGCTGAAGTTTTTCCCTAAGAGCAATAAAGCtggtgaagattatagtggtgGTCGTAGTTTGGATGATTTTGTAGCCTTCATCAATGAGAAATGTGGTACATACCGTGATGGAAAAGGGCAGCTTAGTTCTAAA GCTGGTATTGTAGAATCTCTGGATGGCTTGGTGAAGGAGTTTGTGAATGCTGATGATAATGACAAGAAGGCAGTATATTCCCGGCTTGAGGAGGAAGTTAAGACGCTCAAGGGTTCTGCTGCCAG ATATGGCAACCTCTACTTAAAACTTGCCAAAAAGAGTATGGAAAAGGGTACGGACTATGCAAAGAATGAAATTCTTCGTCTAGACCGCATGCTTGAGAAG TCAATCAGCCCAGCAAAAGCAGATGAATTCACTCTGAAGAAGAACATCTTATCATCGTTTGCTTGA
- the LOC106757733 gene encoding uncharacterized protein LOC106757733 isoform X2, translating to MEGYKRRMGRAIFRDRLCCVLLILLQYLFIHLSSLFFCTGCSCSCSCRLCTFLSLGHHSIMELQTRSNNGEKANPEEDIDSNCSTPYVSAPSSPGRAPGGSGGFFYSAPASPMHFTITAASTYSPSSSSFEKNSSSCEFEFSARFSLTGFNGSASMSSADELFLNGQIRPMKLSTHLERPQVLAPLLDLEEEDDVENEDVEARVRGRDLRLRDKSLRRRTRSLSPLRNTPLEWTENEDVVNEVKTDKKENVTSSSGTGRSSKRWVFLRDFLRSKSEGRSNNKFWSTISFSPAKDKKAQNQVNGLPKSKKVTEKPTNGVVVGKRRLPASPHELHYKANRAQAEELRRKTFLPYRQGLFGCLGFSSKGYGAMSGLARALNPVSSSVQ from the exons ATGGAAGGATATAAGAGAAGAATGGGAAGGGCAATTTTCAGAGACAGACTCTGTTGTGTTCTGTTAATATTGTTAcagtatttatttattcatttgtcTTCCTTATTTTTCTGCACTGGCTGTTCCTGCAGTTGCAGTTGCAGGCTTTGCACCTTTCTCTCTCTTGGACACCATAGCATAATGGAGCTCCAAACCCGGAGCAATAATGGAGAAAAAGCAAACCCAGAAGAAGACATCGACAGCAACTGCTCCACTCCCTATGTAAGTGCTCCTTCCAGTCCAGGCCGGGCACCAGGCGGTAGTGGAGGCTTCTTCTACAGTGCTCCGGCGAGTCCAATGCACTTCACCATAACAGCGGCTTCCACTTACTcaccctcttcctcttcctttgaGAAAAACTCCTCTTCCTGCGAGTTTGAGTTCTCGGCTCGGTTCAGTTTGACGGGTTTTAATGGTTCAGCTTCAATGAGTTCGGCAGATGAGTTGTTTCTGAACGGTCAGATCCGACCCATGAAACTTTCGACCCACTTGGAGCGTCCACAGGTTCTGGCCCCCTTGCTGGATctggaggaagaagatgatgtaGAAAACGAGGATGTTGAAGCGCGTGTACGAGGTAGAGATCTGAGGTTGCGGGACAAGTCTCTCCGGAGAAGGACCAGATCCCTGTCACCTCTGAGGAACACGCCTTTGGAGTGGACAGAAAACGAGGATGTGGTGAATGAGGTAAAAACAGACAAGAAGGAAAACGTGACCTCTTCAAGTGGAACAGGGAGGAGTTCCAAGAGATGGGTTTTCTTGAGAGATTTTCTCAGAAGTAAAAGCGAGGGAAGGAGTAACAACAAGTTCTGGTCCACTATCTCCTTCTCTCCAGCCAAGGATAAAAAGGCCCAAAACCAGGTTAATGGGCTGCCAAAGTCCAAGAAGGTGACAGAAAAGCCCACTAACGGTGTCGTCGTAGGAAAGAGACGCCTACCGGCCTCACCCCACGAGTTGCATTATAAAGCTAACCGCGCCCAAGCGGAGGAGTTGAGAAGGAAAACATTTTTGCCTTATAGACAAGGCTTGTTTGGGTGTTTGGGATTTAGTTCCAAAGGATATGGTGCTATGAGTGGCTTGGCCAGAGCCTTAAACCCTGTCTCTTCCAG TGTGCAGTAA
- the LOC106757733 gene encoding uncharacterized protein LOC106757733 isoform X1, protein MEGYKRRMGRAIFRDRLCCVLLILLQYLFIHLSSLFFCTGCSCSCSCRLCTFLSLGHHSIMELQTRSNNGEKANPEEDIDSNCSTPYVSAPSSPGRAPGGSGGFFYSAPASPMHFTITAASTYSPSSSSFEKNSSSCEFEFSARFSLTGFNGSASMSSADELFLNGQIRPMKLSTHLERPQVLAPLLDLEEEDDVENEDVEARVRGRDLRLRDKSLRRRTRSLSPLRNTPLEWTENEDVVNEVKTDKKENVTSSSGTGRSSKRWVFLRDFLRSKSEGRSNNKFWSTISFSPAKDKKAQNQVNGLPKSKKVTEKPTNGVVVGKRRLPASPHELHYKANRAQAEELRRKTFLPYRQGLFGCLGFSSKGYGAMSGLARALNPVSSRKKNERQHRESILQ, encoded by the exons ATGGAAGGATATAAGAGAAGAATGGGAAGGGCAATTTTCAGAGACAGACTCTGTTGTGTTCTGTTAATATTGTTAcagtatttatttattcatttgtcTTCCTTATTTTTCTGCACTGGCTGTTCCTGCAGTTGCAGTTGCAGGCTTTGCACCTTTCTCTCTCTTGGACACCATAGCATAATGGAGCTCCAAACCCGGAGCAATAATGGAGAAAAAGCAAACCCAGAAGAAGACATCGACAGCAACTGCTCCACTCCCTATGTAAGTGCTCCTTCCAGTCCAGGCCGGGCACCAGGCGGTAGTGGAGGCTTCTTCTACAGTGCTCCGGCGAGTCCAATGCACTTCACCATAACAGCGGCTTCCACTTACTcaccctcttcctcttcctttgaGAAAAACTCCTCTTCCTGCGAGTTTGAGTTCTCGGCTCGGTTCAGTTTGACGGGTTTTAATGGTTCAGCTTCAATGAGTTCGGCAGATGAGTTGTTTCTGAACGGTCAGATCCGACCCATGAAACTTTCGACCCACTTGGAGCGTCCACAGGTTCTGGCCCCCTTGCTGGATctggaggaagaagatgatgtaGAAAACGAGGATGTTGAAGCGCGTGTACGAGGTAGAGATCTGAGGTTGCGGGACAAGTCTCTCCGGAGAAGGACCAGATCCCTGTCACCTCTGAGGAACACGCCTTTGGAGTGGACAGAAAACGAGGATGTGGTGAATGAGGTAAAAACAGACAAGAAGGAAAACGTGACCTCTTCAAGTGGAACAGGGAGGAGTTCCAAGAGATGGGTTTTCTTGAGAGATTTTCTCAGAAGTAAAAGCGAGGGAAGGAGTAACAACAAGTTCTGGTCCACTATCTCCTTCTCTCCAGCCAAGGATAAAAAGGCCCAAAACCAGGTTAATGGGCTGCCAAAGTCCAAGAAGGTGACAGAAAAGCCCACTAACGGTGTCGTCGTAGGAAAGAGACGCCTACCGGCCTCACCCCACGAGTTGCATTATAAAGCTAACCGCGCCCAAGCGGAGGAGTTGAGAAGGAAAACATTTTTGCCTTATAGACAAGGCTTGTTTGGGTGTTTGGGATTTAGTTCCAAAGGATATGGTGCTATGAGTGGCTTGGCCAGAGCCTTAAACCCTGTCTCTTCCAG aaaaaagaatgaaagacaACATCGTGAGAGCATACTACAATAG